In Flavobacterium sp. WV_118_3, one DNA window encodes the following:
- a CDS encoding autotransporter outer membrane beta-barrel domain-containing protein, which translates to MRKHIILLGVLLSGLFANAQSKNEVKVNILNTIVLASVELGYEHFLDNDQSIGVEFLINDRFSYTAEKSGGAKEFKTNSILASYNFYFGANGASNSGYYVSPFLKYRFGDFNEKEVINDAEVTLTTDMNSFIIGFGTGYKWAWNDKFAIAPYANIARNFSSAVNDRFSAIEFNAGVSIGYRF; encoded by the coding sequence ATGAGAAAACACATTATTCTTTTAGGCGTACTATTGAGCGGCCTTTTTGCCAATGCACAATCCAAGAACGAAGTTAAGGTTAATATTTTAAATACGATCGTACTGGCCTCGGTGGAACTGGGCTATGAGCATTTTCTGGACAATGACCAGTCTATCGGAGTTGAATTCCTGATCAACGACCGTTTTTCCTATACTGCTGAAAAGAGCGGTGGTGCCAAAGAATTTAAAACCAATAGTATTCTGGCTTCCTATAATTTTTATTTCGGAGCTAACGGAGCAAGCAATTCCGGCTATTATGTATCGCCATTTTTAAAATACCGCTTTGGTGATTTTAACGAAAAAGAAGTCATCAACGATGCGGAAGTAACCCTTACGACCGATATGAACAGCTTTATCATCGGTTTCGGAACCGGATACAAATGGGCCTGGAACGATAAATTTGCGATCGCACCCTATGCGAATATTGCGCGTAACTTTAGCAGTGCTGTAAACGATCGTTTTAGCGCGATTGAGTTTAACGCCGGAGTAAGTATCGGGTATCGTTTTTAA
- a CDS encoding aldehyde dehydrogenase family protein has product MATAIDQFGIQEALQQLGLKEINEGTSTGSNWFSNGKIIESYSPATGELIGKVKSSTKEDYEAAMKTAEEAFKEWRLIPAPKRGEIVRQMGEALRKYKEPLGKLVSYEMGKSLQEGLGEVQEMIDICDFAVGLSRQLYGLTMHSERPMHRMYEQWHPFGVVGIISAFNFPVAVWSWNSMLAWVCGDVCIWKPSSKTPLCAVACQNIITEVLRNNNVSEGVSCLVVGNESGDLINNDKRIPLVSFTGSTRIGRHVSKTVAERFGNTILELGGNNAIIVSEHADISMVLVGAVFGAVGTAGQRCTSTRRLIVHESVYDKTINVLKNAYGQLKIGNPLDSNNHVGPLIDKGAVNDYLNAIEKAKQEGGNIIVEGGVLEGEGYESGCYVKPCIIEAKNEFHIVQEETFAPILYVMKYSTIEEAIAMQNGVPQGLSSSIFTNNMREMELFLSQAGSDCGIANVNIGTSGAEIGGAFGGEKETGGGRESGSDAWKAYMRRQTNTINYGTALPLAQGIKFDL; this is encoded by the coding sequence ATGGCAACAGCAATTGACCAATTCGGTATTCAGGAAGCACTACAACAATTAGGGCTTAAAGAAATAAACGAAGGAACATCAACCGGTTCAAACTGGTTTTCAAATGGTAAAATTATCGAATCCTATTCTCCTGCAACCGGAGAATTAATCGGAAAAGTAAAATCATCCACTAAAGAAGATTACGAAGCAGCCATGAAAACGGCTGAAGAGGCGTTTAAAGAATGGCGATTGATCCCGGCTCCGAAAAGAGGCGAAATTGTGCGTCAAATGGGTGAAGCACTTAGAAAATATAAAGAGCCTCTGGGGAAACTGGTTTCGTATGAAATGGGTAAAAGCCTTCAGGAAGGTTTGGGTGAAGTTCAGGAAATGATCGATATCTGTGATTTCGCAGTAGGATTATCCCGTCAGCTTTACGGTTTAACTATGCATTCCGAAAGACCAATGCACAGAATGTATGAGCAATGGCATCCGTTTGGAGTGGTAGGGATTATCTCGGCGTTTAACTTCCCGGTAGCGGTATGGAGCTGGAATTCAATGTTGGCTTGGGTTTGTGGAGACGTTTGTATCTGGAAACCAAGTTCAAAAACACCTTTGTGTGCCGTAGCTTGTCAAAACATTATTACAGAAGTATTGCGTAACAACAATGTTTCAGAAGGTGTTAGCTGTTTAGTAGTCGGAAACGAGTCTGGTGATTTGATCAACAATGATAAGCGTATTCCATTAGTATCGTTCACAGGTTCTACAAGAATCGGACGTCACGTATCGAAAACCGTAGCGGAACGTTTCGGAAATACAATCCTTGAATTAGGTGGAAACAACGCCATTATCGTTTCAGAACATGCCGATATCAGTATGGTATTGGTAGGGGCGGTATTCGGAGCGGTAGGAACTGCCGGACAACGTTGTACCTCTACAAGACGTTTAATCGTTCACGAAAGTGTTTACGACAAAACGATCAACGTATTGAAAAATGCATACGGACAGTTAAAAATCGGAAATCCATTGGATTCGAACAACCACGTTGGACCGCTAATCGACAAAGGTGCGGTGAACGATTACCTGAATGCTATTGAAAAAGCAAAACAGGAAGGTGGAAACATTATCGTTGAAGGTGGTGTTTTAGAAGGTGAAGGATACGAAAGCGGATGTTACGTAAAACCATGTATCATCGAGGCGAAAAATGAATTCCATATTGTTCAGGAAGAAACATTCGCACCGATCTTATATGTAATGAAATATTCAACTATCGAAGAGGCGATCGCTATGCAAAATGGTGTTCCTCAAGGATTGTCATCATCGATCTTTACCAACAACATGAGAGAAATGGAATTATTCCTTTCTCAGGCTGGTTCAGATTGTGGTATCGCAAACGTAAACATCGGAACATCTGGTGCTGAAATCGGTGGTGCTTTTGGTGGTGAAAAAGAAACCGGTGGAGGACGTGAGTCAGGATCGGATGCGTGGAAAGCGTATATGAGAAGACAAACGAATACCATCAACTACGGAACCGCGTTGCCATTGGCACAAGGTATCAAGTTTGATTTATAA
- a CDS encoding endonuclease/exonuclease/phosphatase family protein codes for MKIRNFIALLIVCFSFNGIYAQNKKFKVYTVAFYNLENLFDTINGPNNDEEWLPNGTQHWTRAKYQKKLANLSRVIPEIGTGENPYAPVIVGCAEVENRGVLEDLVKQPGMIEKDYGVIHFDSPDKRGIDVGFLYQKKHFRPLSYKNIPLYIYENEQGLNKKAKEEGDDKVEENVNLDVKTRRIYTRDQLLVTGLLDGEEISVIVNHWPSRSGGEKKSSPFREAAGALNKKIIDSLYRINPNAKVITMGDLNDGPYNKSVKEALGAKGKKEDVKEFGMFNPMEQMSKDGIGTLAYRDAWDLFDQIIISEPLIRKDYSSLRFWKAGVFNKPYLIQSSGQYKGYPLRNSNGEVGFSDHFPVYIYLIKEAK; via the coding sequence ATGAAAATTAGAAATTTCATCGCGCTTTTAATTGTATGTTTCTCATTTAATGGGATTTACGCGCAAAACAAAAAATTCAAAGTCTACACTGTGGCCTTCTACAACCTGGAAAACCTGTTTGATACAATCAATGGGCCGAACAATGATGAGGAGTGGTTGCCTAACGGGACACAACACTGGACTAGAGCAAAGTATCAGAAAAAACTGGCTAATTTGAGCCGCGTTATTCCGGAAATCGGAACCGGTGAAAATCCATACGCTCCGGTTATCGTAGGATGTGCCGAAGTGGAAAACAGAGGGGTATTGGAAGATTTAGTGAAACAACCGGGAATGATCGAAAAAGATTATGGGGTGATTCACTTTGACTCTCCGGACAAAAGGGGAATCGACGTGGGCTTTTTATATCAGAAAAAACACTTCAGACCGTTAAGCTATAAAAATATACCATTATATATATATGAAAACGAGCAAGGGTTAAATAAAAAAGCCAAAGAAGAAGGTGATGATAAGGTGGAAGAAAACGTAAACCTTGATGTGAAAACCAGAAGAATCTATACCCGTGACCAGTTATTGGTTACCGGATTATTGGATGGGGAAGAAATCAGTGTTATCGTAAATCACTGGCCGTCACGTTCCGGAGGTGAGAAAAAAAGTAGCCCGTTCCGTGAAGCGGCCGGCGCTTTAAATAAAAAAATTATCGATTCCCTTTACCGAATCAACCCGAATGCGAAAGTAATTACTATGGGCGACTTAAACGATGGTCCTTATAATAAGAGTGTAAAAGAAGCTTTAGGTGCGAAAGGAAAAAAAGAGGACGTGAAAGAATTCGGTATGTTTAACCCGATGGAGCAAATGTCGAAAGACGGTATCGGAACATTGGCCTACCGTGATGCATGGGATTTATTCGACCAGATTATCATCAGCGAACCGTTGATCCGTAAAGATTATTCGTCATTGCGTTTCTGGAAAGCAGGGGTGTTTAACAAACCATATCTGATCCAGAGTTCCGGACAGTATAAAGGCTATCCGCTGCGTAACTCCAATGGAGAAGTCGGATTTAGTGACCATTTTCCGGTGTACATTTATCTGATTAAAGAAGCGAAGTAA
- a CDS encoding ATP-binding protein: MINKRLLIKNLLAHNDESSFYDKKRQLNLHTKEGKAKFLKHICALSNSNPTNNSYIVVGVEDQDNEIVGDDFFDDSRIQNLVNAFLDNPPRIQYENVPFPHLPKDKVVGLVTIRPTHKISSFKKAIYTIPAKAIFIRRGSNSIPIDEPDFFQEPIANSNTETVISIENNSRNSIEYTLEGVIDFMNNRHKDMNPKYKVFKEFFIVCWAGNKKKIRDKTFFSRVDIELINEQVKLFYSALDEVTVDYTDDCFRITEYLLLGLNDKTSYYPLEQVSIRFYDNGYYKIDNQMLFEPPEFNRKMLFHIYNSNLALIRKLQKGLPLSERENKDLENLPSTLMICYLNGFEEAKQKLIDAKLLLKAHENPTVYVSFKEAMRILRKMKYGMNNE, from the coding sequence ATGATTAACAAGCGCCTGCTTATCAAAAACCTATTGGCTCACAACGATGAGAGCAGCTTCTATGACAAAAAACGTCAGTTGAATCTGCATACCAAAGAAGGCAAGGCAAAGTTTTTAAAACACATCTGTGCGTTATCGAATTCCAACCCGACTAACAATTCCTATATTGTGGTGGGTGTGGAAGATCAGGACAACGAAATTGTAGGCGACGACTTTTTCGACGACAGTCGGATTCAGAATCTGGTCAATGCTTTTTTGGATAATCCACCGCGGATTCAGTATGAAAATGTTCCGTTTCCGCATTTACCAAAAGACAAGGTCGTTGGATTGGTTACGATTCGGCCGACGCATAAAATTTCATCTTTTAAAAAAGCGATATATACCATTCCGGCCAAAGCCATTTTTATCCGTCGGGGGAGCAATTCGATCCCGATTGATGAGCCGGATTTTTTTCAGGAACCTATAGCCAATTCGAATACCGAAACGGTTATCAGTATCGAAAACAACTCCCGCAACAGCATTGAATATACGCTGGAAGGCGTTATCGATTTCATGAACAACCGTCATAAGGATATGAATCCCAAGTATAAGGTTTTCAAGGAATTTTTTATCGTTTGCTGGGCCGGAAACAAAAAGAAAATACGGGATAAGACGTTCTTTTCCCGGGTTGATATCGAGTTAATCAACGAACAGGTCAAACTTTTTTACTCGGCATTAGACGAAGTGACGGTAGACTATACGGACGATTGTTTTAGAATCACCGAATACCTACTATTGGGATTAAACGACAAAACGAGTTATTACCCGTTGGAGCAGGTCAGCATCCGGTTTTATGACAATGGTTACTACAAGATCGACAACCAGATGCTTTTCGAGCCACCGGAATTCAACCGTAAAATGTTATTTCATATTTATAACTCCAATTTAGCATTAATCCGTAAATTGCAAAAAGGTTTACCGTTGTCCGAACGCGAGAATAAAGATCTGGAAAACCTACCCTCGACCCTGATGATCTGTTATCTGAATGGATTTGAAGAGGCCAAACAAAAACTTATTGATGCCAAATTGCTCCTTAAAGCGCATGAAAACCCTACGGTTTATGTGTCGTTTAAAGAAGCCATGCGCATTTTACGAAAAATGAAATACGGAATGAATAATGAGTAG
- a CDS encoding 3-hydroxyanthranilate 3,4-dioxygenase gives MAIQPPFNLNQWINENRHLLKPPVGNKNIYVDANDFIVMIVAGPNARKDYHYNETEEIFYQLEGDIKIVIQEDGERKEMPLKAGDMYLHPAKVPHSPVRSEGSIGLVIERKRAGKGFTDGLLWHCDNCNHKLYEVYFELKDIEKDFLPHFQHFYNSETLRTCEKCGTVMESDPRFVAKK, from the coding sequence ATGGCTATCCAACCCCCTTTTAATCTTAATCAGTGGATTAATGAGAACCGGCATTTGTTAAAACCGCCGGTTGGTAATAAAAATATATACGTAGACGCCAACGATTTTATTGTAATGATCGTGGCCGGTCCCAATGCGCGTAAAGACTATCATTATAACGAAACGGAAGAAATCTTCTACCAATTGGAAGGTGATATCAAAATCGTAATTCAGGAAGATGGCGAACGTAAGGAAATGCCACTCAAAGCAGGCGATATGTATTTGCATCCGGCAAAAGTGCCACATTCGCCAGTGAGAAGCGAAGGTTCCATCGGACTGGTGATCGAACGGAAAAGAGCCGGAAAAGGATTTACCGACGGACTGTTATGGCATTGCGATAATTGCAACCATAAACTATACGAAGTCTATTTTGAATTAAAAGATATTGAAAAAGACTTCTTGCCGCATTTCCAGCATTTTTACAATTCGGAAACCTTGCGAACCTGTGAGAAATGTGGAACCGTGATGGAATCCGATCCGCGTTTTGTCGCAAAAAAATAG
- a CDS encoding metallophosphoesterase family protein, translated as MSRTLVIGDIHGGLKALHQILERAEVTTNDKLVFLGDYIDGWSDSPRVIDFLIELDKTHDCFFIRGNHEEMVLRWLMAGDDNAEWRIHGGQSTVDAYQDLDIHTKDRHIGFLARLNDYYIDEQDRLYVHAGFTNQKGVYYEFFRGMFCWDRTLWETAMSLNPALSKDDLFYPKRLTLYKEIFIGHTPVTRIGETVPVNKANVWNVDTGAAFKGRLTIMDVDTKTFWQSDPLHELYANEKGRN; from the coding sequence ATGAGTAGAACGTTAGTTATTGGAGATATACACGGCGGACTGAAAGCGTTACACCAGATCCTGGAACGCGCCGAGGTTACTACAAACGATAAATTAGTGTTTTTAGGCGATTATATTGATGGATGGAGTGATTCGCCTCGTGTAATTGATTTTTTAATTGAACTGGACAAAACCCACGATTGTTTTTTTATCCGCGGCAACCATGAAGAAATGGTTTTACGCTGGTTAATGGCTGGCGACGACAATGCCGAATGGCGTATCCACGGCGGACAATCGACTGTAGATGCCTATCAGGATCTCGACATTCACACCAAAGACCGTCACATAGGTTTTCTGGCGCGTTTAAACGACTATTATATCGACGAACAGGATCGCCTGTATGTTCATGCCGGTTTTACGAATCAGAAAGGGGTTTACTACGAGTTTTTCCGCGGGATGTTCTGTTGGGACCGAACGTTATGGGAAACGGCCATGTCGTTAAATCCGGCGCTATCGAAAGACGATTTGTTTTATCCGAAACGCCTTACGCTATATAAAGAAATCTTTATCGGTCATACACCGGTAACCCGAATTGGCGAAACCGTACCGGTGAACAAAGCCAATGTCTGGAATGTCGATACCGGAGCTGCATTTAAAGGTCGGCTAACGATTATGGACGTGGACACCAAAACGTTTTGGCAAAGTGATCCGTTACACGAGCTTTACGCCAACGAGAAAGGGCGCAACTAA
- a CDS encoding MoxR family ATPase has product MDDTTATLDIRAINEKIERESAFIDLLTMEMNKVIVGQKHMVERLLIGLLGQGHILLEGVPGLAKTLAINTLSQAVQGSFSRIQFTPDLLPADVVGTMIYNIKQNDFSIKKGPIFANFVLADEINRAPAKVQSALLEAMQEKQVTIGDETFKLDKPFLVMATQNPVEQEGTYPLPEAQVDRFMLKTVIDYPKMEDERMVIRQNLKGSYEKVNAVISLDQIRRAQEAVREVYMDEKIEKYILDIIFATRYPEKYKLADLKPLISFGASPRGSINLATAAKCYAFIKRRGYVIPEDVRAVVHDVLRHRIGITYEAEAENITSVEIINKIVNEIEVP; this is encoded by the coding sequence ATGGACGACACCACAGCTACTTTAGACATTAGAGCAATTAATGAAAAAATAGAGAGAGAAAGTGCTTTTATCGATCTGCTGACAATGGAGATGAACAAGGTGATTGTAGGTCAGAAGCACATGGTAGAACGATTATTAATCGGACTTTTAGGACAAGGTCATATCCTTTTGGAAGGAGTTCCGGGATTGGCAAAAACATTAGCCATCAATACCCTGTCGCAAGCGGTTCAAGGTTCTTTCAGCAGAATTCAGTTTACGCCCGACCTTTTACCGGCGGATGTAGTGGGAACCATGATCTATAATATCAAACAAAATGACTTCTCGATAAAAAAAGGACCGATCTTCGCCAATTTCGTATTAGCGGATGAGATCAACCGGGCACCGGCAAAAGTGCAATCGGCATTACTGGAAGCCATGCAGGAAAAACAGGTAACCATTGGCGATGAAACCTTTAAGCTGGACAAACCATTCCTGGTAATGGCTACGCAAAACCCGGTAGAACAGGAAGGAACCTATCCGTTACCGGAAGCGCAGGTCGATCGTTTTATGTTAAAAACGGTAATCGACTATCCTAAAATGGAAGACGAGCGTATGGTAATCCGTCAAAACCTGAAAGGAAGCTACGAAAAAGTGAACGCGGTGATTTCGTTAGATCAGATCCGGAGAGCGCAGGAAGCGGTTCGCGAAGTCTATATGGACGAGAAAATTGAAAAATACATCCTGGATATCATCTTTGCTACCCGTTATCCTGAAAAATACAAACTGGCCGATTTAAAACCATTAATCAGCTTCGGTGCTTCGCCAAGGGGAAGTATCAATCTGGCTACGGCGGCTAAATGTTATGCCTTTATCAAACGCCGTGGTTATGTAATCCCGGAAGACGTGCGTGCCGTGGTTCACGATGTGTTGCGTCACAGAATCGGAATTACCTACGAAGCAGAGGCCGAAAACATCACTTCTGTTGAGATCATCAATAAAATTGTAAACGAAATCGAAGTGCCTTAG
- a CDS encoding TonB-dependent receptor encodes MKKLVFSILFVLQAVFVWSQHSPALKGKVVDSKTQKPLRNVVATITSTNQSALTDATGVFSFDVATEGQQTLTVGSTGYTTQTYTLSIVKGQSLDLGVVFLEEDITSEQQLSLITITENDLGDDNSGSESTAGLLQASRDTYQQAAAFNWGQARFRIRGLDNEYGTTMINGIVMNKLFDGRPQWSNWGGLNDATRNQEFTMGSAPSDYTFGNILGTQEINTRASFYRPGTRVSFSGTNSNYSWRTMATYASGMNKDGWAFVVSGSRRWAKEGYFEGTDYSANSLFASIEKKFNDKHSINFTSIYAQNSRGKNSPNTQEVTDLMGTEYNSYWGWQNGKKRNSRDKNVDEPILMLSHYWKINERNTLNTNISYQSGGIGNSRLDYNGGNNPDPTYYKNLPSYYLNLHNIPADGSLPTHTPNYAQAEIARVDFINNSQINWERMYHANDINKRSIYALYEDRMEDVTWTANSILNSQLSDNITLNAGINFRSLKSENFQKMLDPLGDYGFMDTDLFYEGNGFTAGQSQSDLNNPNRVVNAGDRYGYNYIMRAIVADAFTQFKFTYNKFDFYLAQTFSQTRYQREGLYRNGLYADNSYGKSDKLEFNNYGFKGGLTYKITGKHMLSVNAAYMTKAPMLRNAFNNARLNNSIVSGLDDEKISSVDASYIIRAPKLKARLTGFYSKIEDATKVGFFYAEGLGAIEDGGNDSENDFVAEITKNIDKQNIGLELGLEYQLSKTIKVTGSASYGQYIYSNNPTVLLNIDSRQAAGLNPIVNFGDSYLKNYRQGGMPQQAYSLGIEYRDPKFWWIGANANYLDDSYVEVDPLIRTNNFFMQPGGSGVSYPEVTEDRARQLLSQEKFDSFMLVNLTGGKSWRIHGNTLGFFASVNNIFDVTYKTGGFEQARNANYRELNMDYASGTRSFGSKYFYGYGRTYFVNVYLTF; translated from the coding sequence ATGAAAAAACTTGTATTTAGTATTTTATTTGTACTGCAAGCCGTTTTTGTTTGGTCACAACACTCCCCAGCACTAAAGGGAAAAGTTGTTGATTCTAAAACGCAAAAACCATTAAGAAATGTTGTTGCGACCATCACAAGCACCAACCAGTCTGCTTTAACCGATGCAACTGGGGTTTTCTCTTTCGATGTAGCAACTGAAGGACAACAAACGTTAACTGTAGGAAGTACCGGGTACACCACCCAGACTTATACACTTAGCATTGTGAAAGGACAATCTTTGGATTTGGGTGTGGTTTTCTTAGAAGAAGACATCACATCGGAACAACAACTAAGCTTGATCACCATCACAGAAAACGATCTTGGAGATGACAACAGTGGTTCTGAGAGTACTGCAGGTTTGCTACAGGCATCCCGTGACACTTACCAACAAGCTGCTGCTTTCAACTGGGGTCAGGCAAGATTCCGAATCAGAGGTTTGGACAACGAGTATGGTACTACTATGATTAATGGTATCGTAATGAACAAACTTTTTGACGGAAGACCACAGTGGAGTAACTGGGGAGGTCTTAATGACGCGACTCGAAACCAGGAATTCACAATGGGATCGGCTCCTTCCGACTATACTTTTGGTAACATTTTAGGTACGCAAGAGATAAACACTAGAGCTTCTTTTTACCGTCCGGGAACGCGTGTTTCGTTTTCAGGAACAAATTCAAACTACAGCTGGAGAACTATGGCTACCTATGCTTCCGGAATGAACAAAGACGGATGGGCATTTGTGGTTTCCGGATCCAGAAGATGGGCTAAAGAAGGTTACTTCGAAGGAACAGATTATTCTGCTAACTCCCTTTTTGCCAGTATTGAGAAAAAATTCAACGACAAACATAGCATCAACTTTACTTCTATCTACGCACAAAACAGCAGAGGTAAAAATTCACCAAACACTCAGGAAGTTACGGACTTAATGGGAACAGAGTACAACTCGTATTGGGGATGGCAAAATGGCAAAAAGAGAAACTCAAGAGACAAAAACGTTGATGAGCCTATCTTAATGTTAAGCCACTACTGGAAAATCAATGAGCGAAACACGTTAAACACGAATATTTCTTACCAATCAGGAGGAATCGGGAATTCCAGATTAGACTATAATGGAGGAAACAACCCTGATCCTACTTACTACAAAAACTTACCAAGTTATTATTTAAACTTACACAATATTCCAGCTGACGGTTCTTTACCAACGCATACTCCAAACTATGCACAGGCTGAAATCGCAAGAGTGGATTTCATCAACAACAGCCAGATCAACTGGGAGAGAATGTACCATGCCAACGACATCAACAAACGTAGTATCTACGCTTTATATGAAGACCGTATGGAAGATGTTACCTGGACTGCAAACTCCATCTTAAATTCACAATTATCGGATAACATTACTTTAAATGCAGGAATCAACTTCCGTTCATTAAAATCAGAAAACTTCCAGAAAATGTTAGATCCACTGGGAGATTATGGATTTATGGATACCGATTTATTCTACGAAGGAAACGGATTCACTGCTGGTCAGTCTCAAAGTGACTTAAACAACCCGAACCGTGTTGTTAACGCGGGTGATCGTTACGGATACAACTACATCATGCGCGCTATCGTTGCGGATGCCTTTACTCAGTTTAAATTTACTTACAACAAATTCGATTTCTATTTAGCACAAACATTCTCTCAGACAAGATACCAGAGAGAAGGTCTTTACAGAAACGGATTATACGCCGACAACTCGTACGGAAAAAGCGACAAGTTAGAGTTTAACAACTACGGTTTCAAAGGAGGTCTTACCTACAAAATTACAGGTAAGCACATGTTAAGTGTTAACGCTGCTTATATGACTAAAGCGCCAATGCTAAGAAATGCATTCAACAATGCTCGTTTAAACAACAGTATCGTTAGCGGATTAGACGATGAGAAGATTTCAAGTGTTGATGCAAGTTATATCATCAGAGCACCAAAATTAAAAGCACGTTTAACCGGATTCTACTCTAAAATCGAAGACGCTACTAAAGTTGGTTTCTTCTATGCAGAAGGTTTAGGAGCGATCGAAGATGGTGGTAACGACAGTGAAAATGACTTCGTGGCTGAGATTACTAAAAACATCGACAAACAAAACATCGGTTTAGAGTTAGGTTTAGAGTACCAATTATCTAAAACAATTAAAGTTACCGGTTCTGCTTCATATGGTCAATACATCTACAGCAACAACCCAACAGTATTGCTTAACATCGATTCACGTCAGGCAGCTGGGCTTAACCCAATTGTTAACTTCGGAGATTCGTACCTTAAAAACTACAGACAAGGTGGTATGCCGCAACAGGCTTACTCACTTGGAATTGAATATAGAGATCCTAAATTCTGGTGGATCGGAGCTAATGCCAACTACTTAGACGACAGTTATGTTGAAGTAGATCCATTGATCCGTACCAACAACTTCTTTATGCAACCTGGAGGTTCTGGAGTATCGTATCCGGAAGTTACCGAAGACAGAGCACGTCAATTATTAAGCCAGGAGAAATTCGATTCTTTCATGTTGGTTAACCTTACAGGTGGTAAATCATGGAGAATTCACGGAAACACTTTAGGTTTTTTTGCAAGTGTTAACAACATCTTTGATGTTACTTACAAAACAGGAGGTTTCGAACAAGCAAGAAACGCGAACTACAGAGAGTTAAATATGGATTATGCCAGTGGTACCCGTTCTTTCGGATCGAAATATTTCTACGGTTATGGCAGAACGTATTTCGTAAATGTTTACTTAACATTCTAA
- a CDS encoding SDR family NAD(P)-dependent oxidoreductase yields MKTVLITGATSGIGKATAELLARHQYRLIICGRRKEILETLESDLAKHTQITSLVFDVKDKDSVFKAISSLPEDFSKIDILINNAGNAHGLDPIQTGNTDDWDAMIDINVKGLLYVSKAIVPQMAERKSGHIINIGSTAAKEVYPNGNVYCASKHAVDAITQGMRIDLNAFGIKVGGIHPGMVHTAFSEVRFKGDTDRADTVYKGFQPLLAEDIADIIHFVISRPYHVNIADLMVLSTAQATSTIVNKIL; encoded by the coding sequence ATGAAAACAGTTCTTATCACGGGTGCTACAAGCGGAATCGGAAAAGCGACAGCTGAGCTTTTGGCCCGTCATCAATATCGTCTGATTATCTGTGGACGAAGAAAAGAAATTCTCGAAACATTAGAAAGCGATTTAGCAAAACATACACAAATTACGTCACTTGTCTTTGATGTGAAAGACAAAGATTCGGTTTTTAAAGCCATTTCGTCCCTTCCGGAGGACTTTTCAAAAATCGATATTCTGATCAATAATGCAGGAAATGCTCATGGACTGGATCCGATTCAAACCGGAAACACCGACGATTGGGATGCGATGATCGACATTAACGTAAAAGGATTGTTGTATGTTTCGAAAGCGATAGTACCACAAATGGCCGAACGCAAATCCGGTCATATTATCAACATCGGATCGACCGCCGCAAAGGAAGTTTATCCCAACGGAAACGTTTATTGCGCGAGCAAACATGCTGTAGACGCCATCACTCAAGGCATGCGGATCGACCTGAATGCTTTTGGAATTAAAGTGGGCGGTATTCATCCGGGTATGGTTCACACGGCTTTTTCCGAAGTGCGCTTTAAAGGCGATACCGATCGTGCCGATACCGTATACAAAGGTTTTCAACCCTTACTGGCCGAAGACATCGCGGATATTATCCACTTTGTGATCTCAAGACCGTATCATGTTAACATTGCCGATCTGATGGTATTATCGACCGCTCAGGCTACGTCAACAATCGTAAACAAAATTTTATAA